In one window of Azoarcus olearius DNA:
- a CDS encoding FecCD family ABC transporter permease, translated as MSSVRRRAWICAGGLLAATLAAFCWALIAGDLPVTAAEVWAALGGAEGMPAQVVRELRLPRAVATFACGGLLALAGALMQVLLRNPLADPYILGISGGAAVGALAAISFGAAALWIDGAAFVGAFAAMLLVFGLAHGDGSWTQTRLLLTGVIVAAGCGAAVTLMLALAPDTRVQSMLFWLMGDASGAARPWPALVVLVVGLLLVLPQARDLNVLTRGELNARALGVRVDRLRRLLYLFASSFTAVAVTLVGSVAFVGLIVPHLVRLALGNDQRLLLPAAVFAGGVLLTVADTAARTVMAPQQLPVGVLTALIGVPVFLFLLARHPR; from the coding sequence ATGAGCAGCGTGCGGCGGCGCGCATGGATCTGCGCCGGCGGACTGCTCGCGGCGACGCTGGCGGCGTTCTGCTGGGCGCTCATCGCCGGCGACCTGCCGGTGACCGCGGCCGAGGTCTGGGCCGCGCTCGGCGGTGCCGAGGGCATGCCGGCGCAGGTGGTGCGCGAACTGCGGCTGCCGCGTGCCGTGGCCACCTTCGCCTGTGGCGGGCTGCTGGCCCTGGCCGGGGCGCTGATGCAGGTGCTGCTGCGCAACCCGCTCGCCGATCCCTACATCCTCGGCATCTCGGGCGGCGCCGCGGTGGGCGCGCTGGCTGCGATCAGCTTCGGCGCGGCCGCGCTGTGGATAGACGGCGCCGCCTTCGTCGGCGCCTTCGCGGCGATGCTGCTGGTGTTCGGCCTGGCCCACGGTGACGGCAGCTGGACCCAGACGCGGCTGCTGCTCACCGGCGTGATCGTTGCCGCCGGCTGCGGCGCCGCGGTGACGCTGATGCTGGCCCTGGCGCCGGACACCCGTGTGCAGTCCATGCTGTTCTGGCTGATGGGTGACGCCAGCGGCGCAGCGCGGCCGTGGCCGGCACTGGTGGTGCTGGTGGTCGGGCTGCTGCTGGTGCTGCCGCAGGCGCGCGACCTCAATGTGCTGACGCGCGGCGAACTCAATGCGCGCGCGCTCGGCGTGCGCGTCGATCGCCTGCGCCGGCTGCTCTATCTGTTCGCGTCCAGCTTCACCGCGGTGGCGGTCACGCTGGTGGGTTCGGTCGCTTTCGTCGGTCTGATCGTGCCCCACCTGGTGCGCCTCGCACTGGGTAACGACCAGCGCCTGCTGCTGCCGGCCGCGGTGTTCGCCGGCGGCGTCCTGCTGACCGTGGCCGATACCGCGGCGCGCACGGTGATGGCGCCGCAGCAGCTGCCGGTGGGCGTGCTCACCGCGCTGATCGGGGTGCCGGTGTTCCTGTTCCTGCTGGCGAGGCATCCGCGTTGA